Part of the Streptomyces antimycoticus genome, AGCTGCCACCCGACCGGGGGTACGCACCCCCGGGCCCGGGCCGCGTGTGCGCAGCTGGACTCGCAGACCGTGTGGGGCCGGGATCCGTTCGCGCCGGTGTCGCCCGATGCGATGTGCACCGGGCAGTACGGCGGGCCGGCCACGGCTCGGGTGACGGGTCACTGGGCGGGGCGTCCCGTCAACGCCTGGTTCGACCGCACCAACGGGTGTGAAATCGCCCGATGGAATCGGTTCTCCGTCGTTTTGCGCACGCCTGGGAGCTGACCTGGGGATTGGGGCGGGAGTGAGAAGAGGAGAGCACGGAGAGGTTTGTCCGGGCGTGCGTCGAGACGCGTACGTCGTGCTGCGACCTCCCTCTCATCCACCGTCACGTCCGGCTTCGGTGGCCGTAGACTCCCCTAGAGACACTCCGCAGACGGGACGGCAGAATGACCGCGAGTGTCAGCAAGATGCAGTAGTCAGGGAGGAAGCGTCGTCGTGAGCAGCAGGCCATCCCGAGGCGCTGCTCGCCTCGCAGCGATACTCGACGCCCTCCCGGACGCGCTGTTGCTCGTCAACTGCAACGGCACGATCGTCAACGCCAACCACATCGCGCTGGAGTCCTTCGAGGCTCCGGGCACCGCCCTGGTCGGCCGTGGTCTGCTCGACGTTCTCCCCTCCTTCGATCCCAATCGCATTCCCGGGTCGATGCGGCGCCCCGAGTCGGCGCAGCGGGACGGCATCAAGCCGACCCGGATGATGGCCCGGCGCACCGACGGGGCGCAGATTCCCGTCGAGGTGACCAGCGCGAATCTGGAGGACGGGCGGACTCCTTACGCCGATCAGTACAGCTACACCGGCGATGAGCTGCTGATGCTCATCGTGCGCGACCTGACCGGGACGCTCGACACCGAGGCCGAACTCGCCCGTCAGCAGCGCCAGACCGAGATGATCCTGCGCGCGGCGGCGGAGGGCGTGGTCGGCGTGGACACCGA contains:
- a CDS encoding SSI family serine proteinase inhibitor → MPLLHRLVVTAALTTAATAGALAPAGATPLPLPLPLDGESADRLVITASQNGEPDDASTFVLSCHPTGGTHPRARAACAQLDSQTVWGRDPFAPVSPDAMCTGQYGGPATARVTGHWAGRPVNAWFDRTNGCEIARWNRFSVVLRTPGS